The Sphingomonas donggukensis genomic interval CGAGGCCGAGGAAAAGACCTCGGGCGGGATCATCATCCCCGACACCGCCAAGGAAAAGCCGCAGGAAGGCGAAGTCGTCGCCGCCGGCGCCGGTGCCAAGAACGACAAGGGCGAAGTCTCGCCGCTCGACGTGAAGGCCGGTGACCGCATCCTGTTCGGCAAGTGGTCGGGCACCGAGGTCAAGGTGAACGGCGAGGATCTCCTCATCATGAAGGAGAGCGACATTCTGGGGATCATCGGCTGAGCCGACCCCCCAATCGGCTCTCAACTTTGTCAACATTCGCATTTGAAAGGTCAGCCAGATGGCAGCCAAGGACGTGAAATTCAGCCGTGACGCGCGTGAGCGCATCCTGCGCGGCGTCGACATCCTCGCCGACGCGGTGAAGGTGACCCTGGGCCCGAAGGGCCGCAACGTCGTCATCGACAAGAGCTTCGGTGCGCCCCGCATCACCAAGGACGGCGTCACCGTCGCCAAGGAAATCGAGCTCAAGGACAAGTTCGAGAACATGGGCGCGCAGATGGTGCGCGAAGTGGCCTCGAAGACCAACGACATCGCCGGCGACGGCACGACCACCGCGACCGTTCTGGCGCAGGCGATCGTGCGTGAGGGCATGAAGTCGGTGGCCGCCGGCATGAACCCGATGGACCTGAAGCGCGGCATCGATCTTGCCGTCGTCAAGGTGGTCGAGGACGTGAAGGCGCGCTCCAAGCCCGTGTCGGGCTCGAGCGAGATCGCCCAGGTCGGCATCATTTCCGCGAATGGCGACAAGGAAGTCGGCGAGAAGATTGCGGAAGCGATGGAGAAGGTCGGCAAGGAAGGCGTCATCACCGTCGAGGAGGCCAAGGGCCTCGAATTCGAGCTGGACGTCGTCGAGGGCATGCAGTTCGACCGCGGCTATCTGTCGCCCTACTTCATCACCAACCCGGAGAAGATGGCGGTCGAGTTGAACGACCCGTACATCCTGATCCACGAGAAGAAGCTCAGCAACCTGCAGGCGATGCTCCCGATTCTGGAAGCCGTCGTCCAGTCGGGCCGTCCGCTGCTCATCATCGCCGAGGACATCGAGGGCGAGGCGCTCGCCACCCTCGTCGTCAACAAGCTGCGCGGCGGCCTGAAGGTCGCAGCGGTCAAGGCACCGGGCTTCGGCGATCGTCGCAAGGCGATGCTCGAGGACATTGCCGTCCTGACCAAGGGCGAGGTGATCTCCGAGGATCTCGGCATCAAGCTCGAGACCGTGACGCTCGGCATGCTCGGCACCGCCAAGCGCGTGACGATCGACAAGGATAACACTGTCATCGTCGATGGTGCCGGTGAAGCCGATGCGATCAAGGGCCGCACCGATGCGATCCGCCAGCAGATCGAGGTCACGTCTTCGGACTACGACCGCGAGAAGCTGCAGGAGCGTCTGGCCAAGCTTGCCGGCGGCGTTGCCGTCATCAAGGTCGGCGGCGCGTCCGAGGTCGAGGTGAAGGAGCGCAAGGACCGCGTCGATGACGCTCTCCACGCGACCCGCGCCGCGGTCGAGGAAGGCATCGTTCCGGGCGGCGGCACCGCGCTGCTGTACGCGACGAAGGCGCTGGACGGCCTGAAGGGCGACAACGACGACCAGACGCGCGGCGTCGACATCGTCCGCAAGTCGCTGACCGCATTGGTCCGCCAGATCGCGGCCAACGCCGGCCAGGACGGTGCGGTCGTCTCGGGTCGCCTGCTCGACGGCAACGATTCGTCGATGGGCTTCAACGCTGCCACCGACACCTACGAAAACCTGGTGCAGGCCGGCGTGATCGACCCGACCAAGGTCGTCCGCACCGCGCTCCAGAACGCAGCGTCGGTCGCGGGCCTGCTCATCACGACCGAAGCGGCCGTGAGCGAGCTGCCCGAGGACAAGCCGGCAATGCCGATGGGCGGCCACGGCGGCATGGGCGGCATGGGCGGCATGGACTTCTGATTTTCGACCGGGCGAGCGAAGGCTCGCCCGGACAGAAAATCGGAACGGCCGGCGGAGCCGACAGGCTCCTTCCGACGTCCAGGCAGCGGCTTTGCCGCTGCCATACCTACGCAAAACAAGAGGCCGGCGGAGCGATCTGCCGGCCTTTTTTGCGCGCCGAAAGTGCTGCGCCAGCTACCGGTTAAACACGACCTTAACCCTTTGCGCCCAAGTGAGAGCTACAGTATTTCAGGGCGTTGACGATGACACCTCATCAAATCGAATTGGTCCAGGACAGCTTCGTCCACGTCGTGCCCCTGTCGGAGGAGACGGCGGCGGCCTTTTACGAACGGCTGTTCCAGATTGCGCCGGGCGTCCGCCGGATGTTCGCCGACGACCTGACCGAACAGGGTCGCAAGCTGATGCTGACCCTGACCGTGATCGTCGACGGGCTCGACCGTATCGACCAACTCCTGCCGATCGCGCGCGAACTGGCGGTGCGCCATGTCCGCTACGGCGCGCGCGAGGCGCATTATGATGCGGTCGGCATGGCGCTGCTCGACACGCTGAAGGTCGGGCTCGGCCCCCGCTGGACCGAGGAGCTCGCCGCGGCCTGGGGCGCGGCGTACCAGCTGCTGGCGGGCGCGATGATCGAGGCTGCCCGCAAGGCGGCATGAACGCGTCCCCGACCCCGAAGATCGCGACCGCGGCGGCGAACCTGCGTGCCGTGGCGGGCAGTCTCGAATCGATCGCCGACGCCGTCCGCACCGACGCCGCGGCGGCGACCGAGGTCGTGCGCCAGCTGGAGGACACCGCGGGCGAAACCGCACTGCTGGCGACCGCGCTCGCTACCGCCGCTGCGCAGATCGAACACGCCGTCGCCGCGCAGGCCGCGCTGCTCCGCGATGTCGCCCGCAACACCGGCGACAGCCTGGCGATGGTCGAGGCGCTGGCCCAGGCCGGGCAGGGCATCGATTCGATGTCGGCGACGATCGGCGCGATCGCCGGGCGCGGGCGGATGCTGGCGCTGAACGCGCGGATCGAAGCGGCGCGGGCGGGGGCGGTGGGCCGCGGCTTCGACGTCGTCGCGCACGAAATGGGGGCGCTCGCCCAGTCCACGCTGGCCGCGACCCGGGATATCGAGGATCGCACCGGCACGATCGAACGCGGCGTAACCGCGACGCGCACCGCGTTCGAGGGCGTCAACAGCGCGGTCGAGAACGAACGCCGGCTGATCGGCGACATCGTCGCGGCGATCGAGGAGCAGAAGGGCATCGCCGCCGAGGTCGCGCGGCTGACCGACACCACCCGCGCCGAAATTTCCTCGTCGGCGGAAGCGATCGGGCGGGTCAGTACCTCGGCTGCCGCGGTCGGCGTGCTCGCCCGCCAGGTGAAGCGCACCGCCGCGGCGCTGGAAGCCGCCGCGAGCGATTGATCGCTTCGCCGCTCCGCGCGTTCCATTCCCGAACCGCATTGGAGCGAGCCCATGAAACTCTATTATTCCCCCGGCGCGTGCAGCCTGGCAGACCATATCGCCCTGCACGAGGGCGGCTTTGCCTTCGAGCATGAGAAGGTCGACCTGAAGACCAAGAGGACCGAAACCGGCGCCGATTTCGCGGCGATCAATCCCAAGGGCTATGTGCCGGCGCTGGTGCTCGACAGCGGCGAGACGGTCACCGAGAATATCGCGATCCTGTCGTGGATCGCTGCCGAGAAGCCTGATCTCGCTCCCGGCGGCGCGATGGGCCACACCCGCCTGCTCGAGACGCTCGCCTATATCTCGACCGAGGTGCACAAGAGTTTCAAGCCGTTTTTCACGCCGGGCGCGAGCGATGCCGACAAGGCGAAGGCGGGCGAGCAAGTGACAAAGCGGCTACAGCTGATCGCCGACCATTTCGACGGCGATTATCTGTTCGGCGACCGGTTTAGCGTCGCCGACGCCTATTTGTTCGTGATGCTGATGTGGGCGCAGAAGAACGGTGTGACGATCCCCGACCCGCTGCCGGCCTTCGCCGAGCGCATGAAGGCGCGGGCCGGGGTCCGTACCGCGCTGGAGCATGAGGGACTGTCGTGAGCACCCGAAGGCGCGGGATCAGTCCCGCGCCTTCATCGCCGCGATGATCTTCTTCACGTCCTGGCTGCGGCCCTTGGGCAGGATGAGGACGTCGCTGCCCGACGCCACCACGATGAGGTCGCTCACCCCGACCAGCGCGACGCGCAGGCCGTCCGAGCGCACGAAGCAATTGGTCGCGTCGACCGAGATGACTTCGCCGGCATGGGTGTTGCCGGCATCGTCCGACGCGCTGATCGCATCGAGCGCGTCCCAGCTGCCGAGATCGCTCCACCCCATGCTGACCGGCACGACCGCGACCCGCGACGCCTTTTCCATCACCGCATAGTCGATCGATTCGGACGGGCTGGCGGCGAAGGCGTCGGCGTCCGGCCAGATGCGCGTCCCCTCGCGCCGCGCGGCGTCCATCGCGCTTTGCGCCGCGGCGACCATCGCCGGTTCCTCGCGGCCCAGCACTTCCAGATAGCGGTCGGCGCGGAACAGGAAGATGCCGCCGTTCCACGCATGGCCGCCCGCGTCCAGCATCGCCTGCGCGCGTTCCAGCGGCGGCTTCTCGATGAAGCGGTCGACGCGGTGGACGCCGGCCGCCAGCACCTCGCCGACCTTGATCCAGCCATAGCCGGTTTCCGGCGCGTTTGGGCTGATCCCGAAAGTGACGAGCCAGCCGTCCTGTACCAGAGGCAGCGCCGCGGCGATCGCGGCGTGGAAGGCGGCGACATCGGCGATGACATGATCCGACGGCATCACCAGCAGCGGCGCCGCACCGCCCCCCGCCGCGATCGCCGCCAGCGCGATCGCCGGCGCGGTGTTGCGCCCCATTGGCTCGAGGATCAGCGCGGCGGGCGCGGTGCCGACGCCGCGCATCTGGTCCTCGACGTCATCGGCGTGGGCGGCGTTCGCCACGACGATCGGCGCGGCGAAATCCGATCCGCCGGGGGTGCGCCTGGCCGTCAGCTGCAACATCGTCTCGTCCGCGGTCAGCGCCAGCAGCTGCTTGGGCCGTTCGGGCCGCGACATTGGCCACAGGCGGGTGCCCGAACCGCCGGACAGGATGACGGGAACGATGGCCGGCGCGTCGGGCATGGGGGTGTCTTCTCCGATGATGGGGCGGGTGTAGCGGAACGCTTCGGGTGTACAACGCTCCCGATCGACGCCGGTGCCGCGCGGCGTTCAGCATTTCTTCGCCAATTTGCGCGAGATGGGATGCGTGTCGGCAGACTTTACACCCCTCTCGGCCAGGCGGCGCGCACGATGATTCGGTTGTTCAAACATTATGTGCCGAACGCCGTG includes:
- the groES gene encoding co-chaperone GroES, with product MNFRPLHDRVLVRRVEAEEKTSGGIIIPDTAKEKPQEGEVVAAGAGAKNDKGEVSPLDVKAGDRILFGKWSGTEVKVNGEDLLIMKESDILGIIG
- the groL gene encoding chaperonin GroEL (60 kDa chaperone family; promotes refolding of misfolded polypeptides especially under stressful conditions; forms two stacked rings of heptamers to form a barrel-shaped 14mer; ends can be capped by GroES; misfolded proteins enter the barrel where they are refolded when GroES binds); the encoded protein is MAAKDVKFSRDARERILRGVDILADAVKVTLGPKGRNVVIDKSFGAPRITKDGVTVAKEIELKDKFENMGAQMVREVASKTNDIAGDGTTTATVLAQAIVREGMKSVAAGMNPMDLKRGIDLAVVKVVEDVKARSKPVSGSSEIAQVGIISANGDKEVGEKIAEAMEKVGKEGVITVEEAKGLEFELDVVEGMQFDRGYLSPYFITNPEKMAVELNDPYILIHEKKLSNLQAMLPILEAVVQSGRPLLIIAEDIEGEALATLVVNKLRGGLKVAAVKAPGFGDRRKAMLEDIAVLTKGEVISEDLGIKLETVTLGMLGTAKRVTIDKDNTVIVDGAGEADAIKGRTDAIRQQIEVTSSDYDREKLQERLAKLAGGVAVIKVGGASEVEVKERKDRVDDALHATRAAVEEGIVPGGGTALLYATKALDGLKGDNDDQTRGVDIVRKSLTALVRQIAANAGQDGAVVSGRLLDGNDSSMGFNAATDTYENLVQAGVIDPTKVVRTALQNAASVAGLLITTEAAVSELPEDKPAMPMGGHGGMGGMGGMDF
- a CDS encoding globin family protein; amino-acid sequence: MTPHQIELVQDSFVHVVPLSEETAAAFYERLFQIAPGVRRMFADDLTEQGRKLMLTLTVIVDGLDRIDQLLPIARELAVRHVRYGAREAHYDAVGMALLDTLKVGLGPRWTEELAAAWGAAYQLLAGAMIEAARKAA
- a CDS encoding methyl-accepting chemotaxis protein, whose translation is MNASPTPKIATAAANLRAVAGSLESIADAVRTDAAAATEVVRQLEDTAGETALLATALATAAAQIEHAVAAQAALLRDVARNTGDSLAMVEALAQAGQGIDSMSATIGAIAGRGRMLALNARIEAARAGAVGRGFDVVAHEMGALAQSTLAATRDIEDRTGTIERGVTATRTAFEGVNSAVENERRLIGDIVAAIEEQKGIAAEVARLTDTTRAEISSSAEAIGRVSTSAAAVGVLARQVKRTAAALEAAASD
- a CDS encoding glutathione binding-like protein, which gives rise to MKLYYSPGACSLADHIALHEGGFAFEHEKVDLKTKRTETGADFAAINPKGYVPALVLDSGETVTENIAILSWIAAEKPDLAPGGAMGHTRLLETLAYISTEVHKSFKPFFTPGASDADKAKAGEQVTKRLQLIADHFDGDYLFGDRFSVADAYLFVMLMWAQKNGVTIPDPLPAFAERMKARAGVRTALEHEGLS
- a CDS encoding mannose-1-phosphate guanylyltransferase, which encodes MSRPERPKQLLALTADETMLQLTARRTPGGSDFAAPIVVANAAHADDVEDQMRGVGTAPAALILEPMGRNTAPAIALAAIAAGGGAAPLLVMPSDHVIADVAAFHAAIAAALPLVQDGWLVTFGISPNAPETGYGWIKVGEVLAAGVHRVDRFIEKPPLERAQAMLDAGGHAWNGGIFLFRADRYLEVLGREEPAMVAAAQSAMDAARREGTRIWPDADAFAASPSESIDYAVMEKASRVAVVPVSMGWSDLGSWDALDAISASDDAGNTHAGEVISVDATNCFVRSDGLRVALVGVSDLIVVASGSDVLILPKGRSQDVKKIIAAMKARD